The Hyperolius riggenbachi isolate aHypRig1 chromosome 3, aHypRig1.pri, whole genome shotgun sequence genome window below encodes:
- the LOC137563477 gene encoding uncharacterized protein, whose translation MVPAVHKSVALENSVGRLQDRIRVSPTPAVCGNSTAKITRPKEGITGGGCFPSGKKSDPRGTILPERPRVLLTSFSDKKASGSLQIYSKFKGVEQGRKIQEVSNGQCEVCNNPVAKRLFSSFSGPQRCLPACTSSSRVPAIPKICNSPTRREIKVHQYKKSHGTSRSVKLSLPCSTMGSIPCQEPAVVDTKELEQEHFSTRKEDSDPIRCESVVKLVAGTVSPIGRPHVVFSSTKNHNDGCQYVGVGRSHGLSTSTRAVVQGYGNKILQQQRTGSSMEKPSILQGSNQSVSCPDQVRQQQCSGLPESSGRNKKSSVVVSDSKDSALGREQLNIRQSSSFEGDLQCCGRLSQQVSDITRRMVSESRSICSDQPGMGHPCSRLIRKETKFKVSKVLLPVSKGQSVGNRRFLDRVAVEPDVCISPNTSDIKGSEQDYAGQSTSNSHSTFLAEKTVVCSVTEFSDVSTNNVTSQNRFVVAGPSSSPGLQASSPFSMEIEWGILKSKGFSDKLSETLIQSRKKVTRQIYQKTWKIYCEWCTRKEKDSRLSASALEFLQDGFQMGLSSSTLKVQTAALSVYLERRLAQEEFFLRFFQGIKRLRPVVISKVPPWDLNVVLQSLCEHPFEPLDQIPDKFLTLKTAFLLAITTARRVSELQALSIKPPYCTISEDRITLRPDFAFLPKVTSKFHRSQEIFLPSFCDKPTNEKERKLHCLDVRRCILHYLERTASWRRSDALLVLFAGKFKGRQASKTSIARWIRQTITAAYQTQGRPLPTSIKAHSTRSVSTSWAERAGASIEQICRAATWSSQNTFVKHYRLNLLANTDLAFGRKVLQAVVPP comes from the exons ATGGTGCCAGCGGTTCACAAGTCAGTGGCTCTTGAAAATAGTGTTGGAAGGTTACAAGATAGAATTCGAGTATCCCCCACCCCTGCAGTATGTGGTAACTCCACAGCCAAAATCACCAGACCAAAGGAAGGCATTACAGGAGGAGGTTGCTTCCCTTCTGGAAAAAAGAGTGATCCGAGAGGTACCATCCTGCCAGAGAGGCCAAGGGTTCTACTCACCAGTTTTTCtgataaaaaagcctcagggagccTTCAGATTTATTCTAAATTTAAAGGGGTTGAACAGGGCCGTAAAATACAGGAAGTTTCGAATGGACAATGTGAAGTCTGTAATAACCCTGTTGCAAAAAGACTGTTTTCTAGCTTCTCTGGACCTCAAAGATGCCTACCTGCATGTACCAGTTCATCTAGAGTCCCAGCAATTCCTAAGATTTGCAATTCACCTACAAGAAGAG aaaTCAAGGTCCATCAGTATAAGAAAAGCCATGGCACTTCTCGGTCTGTTAAGCTCAGTCTTCCCTGCAGTACAATGGGGTCAATTCCATGCCAGGAACCTGCAGTTGTGGATACTAAGGAGCTGGAACAGGAACATTTCAGCACTAGAAAGGAAGATTCTGATCCCATACGGTGTGAAAGTGTCGTTAAACTGGTGGCAGGAACTGTCTCACCTATCGGAAGGCCGCATGTGGTTTTTTCCAGTACAAAGAATCATAACGACGGATGCCAGTACGTGGGGGTGGGGCGCTCACATGGACTCTCTACCAGCACAAGGGCAGTGGTCCAGGGCTATGGCAATAAGATCCTCCAACAGCAGAGAACTGGAAGCAGTATGGAGAAGCCTTCAATTCTTCAAGGATCAAATCAATCAGTGTCATGTCCTGATCAGGTCCGACAACAGCAGTGTAGTGGCTTACCTGAATCATCAGGGAGGAACAAGAAGTCGTCGGTTGTGGTCTCAGACAGCAAGGATTCTGCATTGGGCAGAGAGCAACTTAACATCCGTCAGAGCAGTTCATTTGAAGGGGACTTGCAATGTTGTGGCAGACTATCTCAGCAGGTCAGCGATATTACAAGACGAATGGTCTCTGAATCCAGAAGTATTTGTTCAGATCAGCCAGGCATGGGGCACCCCTGCAGTAGACTTATTCGCAAGGAGACAAAATTCAAAGTGTCTAAAGTTTTGCTCCCTGTATCCAAAGGACAATCCGTGGGAAATAGACGCTTTCTCGATAGAGTGGCGGTTGAACCTGATGTATGCATTTCCCCCAATACCTCTGATATCAAGGGTTCTGAACAAGATtatgcaggacagagcacaagtaaTTCTCATAGTACCTTTCTGGCCGAAAAGACCGTGGTTTGCTCTGTTACAGAATTTAGCGATGTGTCAACCAATAATGTTACCAGTCAGAACAGATTTGTTGTCGCAGGGCCCAGTTCTTCACCCGGACTTCAAGCGTCTTCACCTTTCAGCATGGAGATTGAGTGGGGAATCCTGAAATCAAAGGGGTTTTCGGATAAACTTTCTGAAACGTTAATACAATCCCGCAAGAAGGTGACGAGGCAGATTTATCAGAAGACATGGAAAATTTACTGTGAATGGTGTACAAGGAAAGAGAAGGATTCTAGACTTTCCGCCTCAGCTCTGGAATTTCTTCAGGATGGATTTCAGATGGGGTTAAGTTCCAGCACTCTTAAAGTTCAGACAGCAGCTTTGAGTGTAtatttagagagaagattagCTCAGGAGGAGTTTTTTCTTCGTTTTTTTCAGGGAATTAAACGTCTCAGGCCTGTGGTGATATCTAAGGTGCCCCCTTGGGACTTGAATGTGGTGTTACAGAGTCTTTGTGAACATCCCTTTGAGCCTCTGGATCAGATTCCAGATAAATTTCTGACGTTGAAAACGGCCTTTCTTCTGGCAATCACCACAGCCAGGAGAGTCAGCGAACTTCAGGCCTTATCCATTAAGCCACCTTATTGTACCATCTCGGAGGATAGGATTACTCTACGTCCAGACTTTGCATTCCTTCCTAAAGTGACTTCAAAGTTTCATCGATCTCAGGAGATCTTTCTGCCATCATTCTGTGATAAACCAACTAATGAAAAGGAGAGGAAGCTTCATTGTTTGGATGTTAGAAGGTGTATCCTTCATTATCTTGAAAGGACTGCATCTTGGAGAAGATCAGATGCCTTGTTggtgctgtttgcggggaaattcAAGGGGAGGCAAGCCTCTAAGACATCAATTGCAAGATGGATCAGACAAACTATCACCGCGGCTTATCAGACTCAAGGGAGGCCTTTACCGACCTCAATTAAAGCTCACTCCACAAGAAGTGTATCaacatcttgggcagagagggcaggcgcCTCGATAGAGCAGATTTGCAGAGCGGCCACCTGGTCCAGCCAAAATACGTTTGTCAAACATTATAGACTAAACTTATTAGCCAATACTGATCTAGCATTCGGAAGAAAGGTGTTGCAGGCAGTAGTCCCTCCCTAA